The sequence TTATTTTGCACTCGACGAGCAAATTCAAGATAGTTTTTCTACTACCGAATACAACATAGAACCAACTCCTATTTCATTAACAGAAGAAAAAAAATACAATTTACAAAACAAAAAAATTGGTGGAGAAATTGAGTTAAAATACAATGTAAATTCTAAGAACTACATTACAGCAAACATCATCTACAAAAACAATCCGAAAAGAATTAACGACAATGTTTTATTTAACAGCGACTTAGTTGATGTAGCATCAAAAAATAAAAATTACACATTTTACAATCATATTTACCATACTTTTAAAGTAGGCAGAAATAAAGTCATCAATAACTATTTTTATTTAGGCAAAGACAATCTAAAAGAACAAAACACTATTATTTCTCCATTTTTAAACGATTTCTTTAATGTTACCGAAAATAGTAACATTAAAGAAACGGCAACAAATTCTGTTTCCTATATTGGCTTTAAAAGCAAAATAATATCGAAGTACAAAAAAATTGAGCATGTAATTTCTGTACGACTTGAAAACAACAAAGAAAAAAATGAAAATAGTTTTCTTGTTGATAACAATTTCAATAACAACTATGCAAACAATATTACCTTAAAACAAAATATTTTCGGTTTAGAAAATGGTTTGAAATATGAAATTACAGATGATTTTGATTTTGACTCTAGGATTACGTATGACATTATTGATTATGAAACGGAAAATTTCTCGAAGAATTATCACATTTTAAACACTTCTAATTCTTTAATCTATAAATTTAAAAAAGTTGGCACATTCACAATATCACATAACCTCAACAACTCCTTACCCAACATTAACTTATTAACAGAAAACTATCAGCTTATAGACTACAGAAGTTTTTCAAAAGGAACTAGTGATATTAACCCTATAAAAAGCAATAGTTTTAGTTTTTCTCACAATCTTTTTAATACTAGAAAACGTTTTTCCACTACAACAAGCCTTTCCTACTCCAAATCAAACAATACTATCTCATCTGAAAGCAACATTACCAATAACTTTATTTTTGGAAATACTGTCATTATAAATGGTGGTGATAATTATCGCTTCAATTTTAATGTCGTAAACTATTTTAGAAAACTAAAATTAGCAACTAAACTAGAAACACAACAAACGTGGATGAATTCGCCTATAAAAGTAAACACAAATGAGTTTAGCACAATCAATACTTTATTAAGCACTTACAAACTATCTGGCACTACGTATTTTGAAGAGTCAATTAATTTCGATTTTGGAATTACTCAGAATCGCAGCTATAGCAACTTCAACAACAATAAAAGCACAAATAAGATTACAAAAGCAAATCTCTCAACAAATTATAAGTTTTCCGAAAGTTTTATCGCCGAATTAAAAAGTGATTTTTATTGGTTAGACAAAACATATTCCTTCGTTAACATCAATCTGAATTACAACCCAACTAAAAGCAGATTCTCCTATCGAGTTATCTTAAACAATTTATTAAACATTAATGAATTTAAAATCACCTCGTTAAACCAATACACAACAAATACGAGCAGCATCAGTTTAATTGAGCGATATATTCTACTAACAGCAAGGTATCGTTTTTAAAAAAGTGTATAAAAAGAAAGAGGCTGTCCAAAAAGGGCAGCTTTTTTTATACAGTCATTTTTAAGGTATTTTGTTTTGAGTAAAAAATAATAGCAAAATACTTTTGAGTTTCTTTAACGAAGTAAATTTTAGTTTTAACAAACGCTACATAAGTGTGAATTTTGGTTTTGAAAACAAATTTTGACAAGTCTACCTTGATTGCATTTATTTTTCTGAAGTTATGCCCAAGTGCCATTAGTAAAAACTCTAATGTTACTTTTTCTAATCCTTTCATTGTAAATCGGTTAAATTTATTATTGTTTTTTAGTTGACCAAATACGGCTTCTACTTCTATGGGACGTTTACTACGATACTCTAGTCCTTTTTCGCTCATTAGTAGGTTTCTTGCTTTTTCTTTTAATTCATTTAATCGATGATTGACGGATATTATTCTGTTCTCTTTTGCTTGATGGCATTGACTTCGAAAAGGGCAACCTTCGCATCTTTTGGTTTGATAATAAGTAATTTGTGATTCATAACCAGTACTTGTCTCACGTTTTCCTACTCCTATTTTTTGCATGATTTGACCCATTGGACAAACAAAAAAATCGTGTTCTTTGTTGTAAAATAAATTTTGAACAAGAAAAGGATTGTTTTTTATTTTTCTCTTTTGTTCTTGATGAAAATAGTAATATTTCACATAAGCATCTGCCTGTTTTTCTTCAAGCATTTCATAGTTTTCTTCACTTCCATAACCTGCATCGGCAACAATTTCTTTACTCTGTTTTTGATAGGCTTTTTCAAAACCCTCAAGATGAGAGCTTAAGGTTGTAGTATCATTTGTTGTTTGATGAATAGAGACATGTGTAATAAATTGATTTTCAGTAGATATTTGCGGATTATACGCAGGTTTTAATTGACCATTTCTCATATGATCTTCTTTCATTCGCATGAAAGTAGCTTCAGGATCTGTTTTACTATAGGAATTCCTGTTTCCCATTGTAGCTAAGTCTTTTTCATATTTTTCAAGCTTTGGAAGATGTTCTTCTTGTAGCTTTTGCAATTCTTTTGACTGCTTTTTGGTAGGTTCTTTGAGTTTTTTATTAAGAATAGAAAGCTTTTATTTAAACTTTCTGAGTCAATTGATTTTGGTAATTCTTCTGTGTTTAGTTCTTGATTATCAGATTGAATACTGTTTTCAATATCTGATAAAATGTAATTAATCTTATGCTCTAATTTTTCTTTATATTTTTCAACAGAACCTCTCCATACGAAAGTATATTTATTAGCTTTAGATTCTATCTTTGTACCATCAATATACTGAATATCAAGACTTACATATTTCATTTCAACCAACATTTTTACCACTTCTGCAAAAAGCGTTTGAATATGATTTTTTAAAATTTTACCTCGAAAATCGTTTATCGTTCTAAAATCTGGAGTAGAATTTCCAGAAATATACATAAAATGAATGTTTTCTTGAAGTGCTTTTGCTATTTTTCTACAAGAATAAACATTAGATAAATAGCTGTAAAACAATACTTTAATCATCATTCTTGGATGATATGCAGAAGTGCCTCCTCCTTTATATTTTTTTAATATTTCACTTATATCTAGTTGATTAACAACTTGTTCAACTAAACAAACTGGATGGTTTTGCGGTATTCTATTGAAAATGTTTATAGGAAATAATTCCGGAGAATTGCCTGACTGATTTTTAAAAACTATCTTAGCCATTGTGCATTTTTATCTCAACTCTAAGATAATAATTTTAGAGAAAAAATACAACAAAAAAAAGGCTGTCCTTACTTTTTGGACAGCCTCTTTGTTTTAAACTTATATAACATTTAATTCATTGGAACTTTATAAAAAACACCTTCAGAAAAAGTAACAACATCTCCACTATCATTCACTGCGTTTAATTGAAAAGTTCCTGTAATAGTACCATTCTCAATTTTAGAAACAACAACTTTACCATTACTTTGCTGAACATTTGAAATCTTAAACCTTGCATCTCCATTACCACCTTGAACTGTTACAATTTCTCCAGCTTTATAATTTGCTCCTCTAGCTTTCAACTCTAACTTAGTAATTGCACCTACAGGGCTAACCTCAGTTATTTTAAAAACTAAACCAGCTCCATTACTTGTCGTTGTTATATTTGTAGTCATCGCAGAATTATTCAATGAATAACCTGTTCCAGCATTTTCCTTAAGGTACTCATAAACAGGCCCAGGAACAATTCCTGTAGTATACTCATTTATACTCAATGCAGAACCAACCGTATAAGTCCCAAAATTCAACATATTTTCTGTTCCCAATGGAAATCCTGAGATAATTGGAGCACTTAACTTTATTGTTAACACTTCAGAACCTCTATATCCTTTTATAATTAAAGCTCCTCCAGCATCAACAGAAACGTTTGTCTCTTTTGCTTTCCAACTAACTCCATTTAATCTTGCTTGAATTGTTGGTGTATTATCTTCTGTTTCATTAACACATGATGTTAACAAAAACATCCCTAATAAAACTATTACTATTTTTTTCATTATAAATCTATTTTTAGCGAGTAAGAGACAAAAATAATTTTTTTAATTTAAACAGCACATAAAAAAGACAAAAATATTTATAACTAAGGTAGTTAATTCTAAAACAAAGTTTTGTATATTTGCGCCCTTAAATAACTGAGGTCGGGAACCTCAAAATTAATCAAAAGATTATGCCTGTAAAAATTAGATTACAAAGACATGGTAAAAAAGGGAAACCTTTTTACTGGATCGTAGCAGCTGATGCTCGTTCAAAAAGAGATGGTAAATTCTTAGACAAAATCGGAACTTACAATCCTAACACTAACCCTGCTACTATCGATTTAAATTTAGATAGTGCTGTACAATGGTTGCACAATGGTGCTCAACCAACTGATACTGCAAGAGCAATCTTATCTTACAAAGGTGTTTTATTAAAACATCACTTAGATGGAGGAGTTCGTAAGGGTGCTTTAACTCAAGAACAAGCTGATGCTAAATTAGCTACTTGGTTAGAAGAAAAAACAGGAAAAGTTGACGTTAAGAAAGACGGTTTAAGCAAAGCACAAGCTGATGCGAAAGCTAAAGCTTTCAAAGCAGAACAAGATGCTAACGCTAAACGTATTGCTGCACAAACTGAAGCTTTAAAAGCTGATGAAGTTGTTGCTACTGAAGAAGAAGCTCCTGCTGTTGAAGAAAACAATGAAGAAACTGAAGCTTAATTTTTAATATTAAATCGTAATTATGCATAAAAAAGATTGTTTCTATTTAGGTAAAATTGCGAGAAAATTTAGCTTTAAAGGTGAAGTCCTAATCTTTTTAGATACGGATGAACCTGAATTGTATCAAAATTTGGAATCAGTTTTTGTTGAATTAAACAAAACACTGGTTCCTTTTTTTATTGAAAAAAGAGCAATACATAAAGATAAATTTTTACGTGTTCGCTTTGAAGATGTAGAAAATGAAGCTGATGCTGATGCAATTATGAATTGCGAAGTTTATCTTCCACTTTCAATGTTACCAAAATTAAGCGGTAACAAATTCTACTATCACGAAATTATTGGATTTGAAGTAGAAGATCTTCGTCTTGGAAACATTGGAATAATGAAAGGTGTTAACGACAGTAATGCTCAACCACTTTTTGAAATTACCAAGGGGGAAATAGAAATTCTAGTCCCAATGATTGATGATTTTATAATAAAAATTGATCGAAGCAACAAAAAAGTAATCCTTGACACTCCTGAAGGGTTAGTAGACCTTTACTTAGAAGAATAAAATACAAAAATAAACCTGTTAGAATTCATCCATGAGCACTACTTTCAATTTTAAACAATTCAAAATAGAGCAAGACAAATGCGCTATGAAGATAGGCACTGATGCTGTTCTACTAGGAGCTTGGACACCTTTAACCAATAACCCATATAGTGTTTTAGATATTGGAACTGGAACTGGAATCTTAGCTTTAATGTTAGCTCAAAGAAGCAATGCTGAACAAATCGACGCTCTTGAGATTGATGAAGATGCTTACGAACAAGCAACAGACAATTTTGAAGAATCTCCTTGGAACGATAGATTGTTTTGCTTTCATGCCGGTTTAGATGAATTTATGGACGAACCTGAAGACGAATACGACATAATTATTTCAAATCCTCCTTTCTATACAGAAGATTACAAAACAGAAAGCTCTCAAAGAGATTTAGCTCGATTTGAAGATGCACTACCTTTTGAAGATTTAATTGAAGCTGCTGATTTATTACTTTCAGAAAAAGGACTATTCTCCGTGATAATTCCTTTTAAAGAAGAAGAGCGCTTTTTATCCTTAGCGAATGACTTCGAACTTTATCCTATAAAAATTACTCGTATTAAAGGAACACCAACTACAGAAATAAAAAGAAGTTTATTGGCTTTTACTAAAACCCAACAAACACCATTAATAGACGAACTAATTATTGAAATAGCACGTCATCAATATACTTCAGAATATATAAATCTAACTAAAGATTTTTATTTAAAGATGTAGCTTTTTATTTTTTATTTATCCTATTATAAATCTCAATAACTTCATCTTTACTGGTTACATGTAGTTTTTCATAAATATTCCTTACATGAGTTTTAATTGTATTAACACTTACATTTAACTCTTCTCCTATTGAGGAGTAACTTTTCCCTTTAGCAAGATAGGTTAGCACCTCATTTTCACGATCAGAAAGTTCATTTATTTTTTTTTCTTGAAATGACTCCACAACCATTCGAGCAATCTTAACACTCATAGGAGCTCCTCCTTGATTTAATTGCTCTAATGCTTCAATTATCTTCTGCTTTCCACTTACTTTCGTAATATACCCAACAGCTCCAACACATAACGCTTCAAAAACAAAATTCGACTCTTCATTAACAGTTACTACAATAATGGCAATATCTGGAAATTGTTTCTTTATAATTTTAATACCTTCTATACCATTTATCCCTGGTAAATTAATATCCATAAAAATGACATCAGGGCGTAATTCATTTAGTTCAGGTATCGCTAATTCGCAACTTTCAAAATCACCTATAACTTCAAAATTCTCTGTAGAATTAATGATATCTTTATATGTTTTTCTGACTAATTCGTAGTCTTCTATAAGGACAATTTTTTTCATACTTCATATTTAAAAAAACTTTTTTTTCTTTTACATTTTGGATATACCATTTTTATAAAATAATAAAAGTACCTTTTTTATTCTTTAATACACAAGAACAACTATAAAAACATTTTTTCAATCCATTTTACCTTAACTAATCCTATCATTTAATGGTTAAAGTATATATACTTACGATTTCATACATTTTATTTTTTATTAGTATTTGATACTTCCCAGCAGGCAACATAAGCTTGGGAATTTCTTCTTTATTTAAAATTTCAACAATATCAACAGGAATTCCTTCATGCTCATATTCGTTGTCTTTGTACGCTAAAGCCAAGACTGGATATTCCTTTATTTTTGATTTAGGGATGGAATATTTTTTACTCTCTTTACTTAGCGAAAGCCAATCAGGTCTATTATTATAATATTTTGTAATGGGATGAATAATTTGACAATCTACTTGTTCCGCATTGGACAATCCATTAAAAAGACTTCCTTTTTCATCTATCAACACTACTGAAGATGTATTATTAACCAGTTCAATTACAGGATTAGTAAATTTCAAATCACTCTTCTCAGAGTAGATTACTTGATCTATGGAAAAAGGATTCTTGTTGGTTAATTCTTTTAACTTCCCTGCCATTGCTTTCTCCCAACGCTTTATTTTAGGCATTCCTTCTATCACATGATCGTATCCGCAATGAATTAAAAACTTAGAATTTGGATTTTCGTCTATGATTTTTTTAATATTCTCCGCTTGCTCTATTTCTCTTTCTTTACCATTTTTTCCATCAGTAGCTTCATATTCAAACAACGTAAATCCTATTTCTAAAGCTTCTCTAATAAGATTTGCCATTTGCGGTTCTTTTACATAGTAACCACTTTTTATAGTTGGAAATTTCCTATCATTAATTAAGGTATCCGACAAAGCTTCGAGTCCAAAAAAGCGGTATCCATTTTCATATAATCCTTTTAACAATGAAGCAGTAAATACTCTATGTCTTGCATTATGGTGTGCTTCATTTATTATAATTATTTGTTCTGCTTTTGAACGTTCTATAATGTACTCTTTTGCGTTTTTGGGATTAAATTTTTTAATGAACAAGCTGTCCTCTACAGTAAGCTTTTTAAAACCTCCACCATTCTTATCCCAAGTTGTTAATGCCTCATGATAATACCCACTTGTTGCATATTCTGTAGCTCCAAGTTGGTATTTCCAAGCTAATGTGTCCTTTTCAATTGCAGCATTAATATCTTTAGAAAATTGATACTTTTCTTTAGGTACTTGTGCAATGAGTATATTATTTAGAGACAGTAAACAAAGAATGTAAATTACTTTCACTTTATTTTTTTTTAAATTATGCCTCTGAACACTATTTCTATTAGAAACATCTTTTTAAGAAAAACACATAAAACCACCACAGATTAGGCGATTTTATGTGTTTATATTGTATTTATTTTACAAAAACCGCACTTACATGTGCATCTGTTGTTCCGTTTGTAAGATTTGTAGCAACGCCATTTTTCCAAAGTTTGGCTACAGAAAAACCATCCTCTCCACCAACTCCATTATATTCTGTACCAGAAACATATACATCGTTCCCAGAAACATAAATAGAATTAGCATAAGCATATTGGTTTCCATCTGTAAGGTCTGTAGCGACACCATTCTTCCAAACTTTTGCAACACTTTTAGTCCCGTTATATTCATAACCCGCAACATACACATCGTTTTCTGAAACACAAATAGAATTAGCGCCAGCTTGATAAATTCCATCTGTAAATGCAGTTACTTCTCCATTTTTCCAAAACTTAGCAACATATGGTCCTCCATTAGATACATGACCAGAAACATACACATCGTTTCCAGATATGAAAACCGAATTAGCTTCAGCATGCTGGCTTCCATCTGTTAATGACGTTGCAACACCATTTTTCCATATTTTAGCTATATTTTTTGTTCCATTAGACTCTCTACCAGACACAAAAACATCATTACCTGATACAAAAACAGAATAAGCACTTGCACTTAGCGTTCCATCTGTAAGATCTGTAACGACTCCATTTTTCCAAAGTTTAACTACTCCCATGTTATTACTATTGTATTCATAACCTGTCACATACACATCATTTCCTGAAACAAAAACAGCGGTTGCATAGGCACGATGATTCCCATCTGTAAGCGCAGTTGCCACACCATTTTTCCAAAGTTTGGCGACATCATTTGTTCCGTTCTCTTCATAACCTGCTACATAAACATCATTCCCTGAAACATAAACAGATCTAGCCATTGCATCTTGACTTCCATCTGTTAGATTTGTTGCTACTCCGTTTTTCCAAATTTTGGCTACATTATTCGTTCCGTTATACTCTTGCCCAACTGCATATACCGATTTCCCTGTATTTGTTTCTGTTGCGCTATCGTCTTTACTACAAGAAAACAGTACTGTACTTACTGCTACTAAAAATATTTTTTTCATTTTTTATGTTTTTTTATTCTACTATTACTTTTTTATTTGCTTTTCCTGCATTGGTAACAATATCAACATAGTACATCCCTTTTGACAAAGAGCTTGTATTTACTTTAGATGAATTAGTAGTTGCAACTTGTTGACCTAAGTTATTATATACCGTTATTGCTTTTAATTCTAAACTATTTTCTAAATCTACTTGAAAATGGTCTTTTGCTGGATTTGGAAAAATTGTCACTTGTTTGTAAAACTCAAAATCATTTGCACTTAAAGCACAATTAGTACTGTAGGATGCTGTTGTGTCTTTATTTACCCAGCTTGCAGCGCTATAAGCCACATCATCAACTTGTATACACGATAAATTAGGATTGTTGTTAGCACTCAAATAAGCTACATTATTGTTATTTCCATTTGCTACATTTAAATTAATCAATTGATTGTTATTACATTCCAATTGTGTTAAAGCTACATTTTGAGAAACATCTAAAGTTATTAATTGATTGTGGTGGCATTCTAAAACTGTTAAAGCCGTATTTTGAGTCACATATAAACTTGTTAATTGATTATTTTGACAACTTAAATCTTTTAAAGCAGTATTCTGAATCACATTTAAACTTGTTAGTTGATTGGAACGACAATATAAAGTTGTTAAAGCTATATTCTGAGTTACATCTAAACTTATTAATTGATTATAGTGACAACGTAAATCTTTTAAAGCGGTGTTCTGAGAGACATCTAAACTCATTAATGAATTGCCAGCACAATCTAAATGTGTTAAAGCAGTATTTTGAGTCACATCTAAACTTGTTAATGGATTGGAAGAACAAACTAAATGTGTTAAAGCAGTATTTTGAGAAACATCTAAACTCGTTAATTGATTGGAAGAACAATACAACCTTATAATATTTACAAAAGCCTCAATACCCGTTAAGCTTGAAATATTTTTAGAACCAACATTTACAAGCCCAGTGTAGGCTATTGCTTCTGTAACTTGTATTTCTCCGTCGTCATTAGTATCTATTTTTGAAATACCAGATCCTGTAATTGTTACACCATGTGCTAATAATGCATTTTTAAAATTCGCATCTGAAATATTTACGTTTTGAGCATAATTGTAGCTTGTGAAAGCTAAGGTTAAAAGGAGTAGTGTTTTCTTCATTGTATTTTACATTTATTTTTATGCAAAATTCGACATAGTTGTAAAATAAAAAATCACCCGAAATGGGTGATTTTTTGCTTAATAAGCAATCTTTTGATTACTCTATGATTATTTTTTTATTTGCTTTTCCTGCATTGGTAACAATCTCAACATAGTACATTCCTTTTGATAAAGTACTTGTGTTTACTTTAGATGAATTGGTAGTTACAACTTGTTGCCCTAAGTTATTATATACCGTGATTGTTTTTAATTCTAAACTATTTTCTAAATCTATTTGAAAATGGTCTTTTGCTGGATTTGGGTAAATGATAACTTGTTTGGAAAGTTCAAAATTATTTGTACTTAAAGCACAATTTGTGCTATAAGATGCGGTTACATCCTTATTTACCCAATTTGTAGTGCTGTAAGCCACATTGTCCACTTGTATACACGTTAAATTAGGATTGTTGGTAGCATGAAAATAAGTTAAATTATTGTTATTTCCATTTGCAACATTTAAATTAATTAATTGATTATTTTGACATTGTAATTGTGTTAAAGCTATATTTTGAGTCGCATCTAAACTTGTTAATTGATTATTAGTACAAAACAAATTCGTCAAACCCGTATTTTGAGTTATATCTAAACTCGTTATTTGATTGCCTGAACAAGACAAACGTGATGTTAAAGCAATATTCTGAGTCACATTTAAACTCGTTAATAAATTAGCACCACAAACTAAATCTTTCAAAGCCACATTTTGAGTCACATCTAAATTCGTTAATTGATTAGAATTACAAAATAAAGTTTCTAAATTTGTATTTTGAGTCACATCTAAACTAGTTAACAAATTGAGACCACAACCTAAAACTGTTAGAGCCGTATTCTGAGCGATATTTAAACTCGTTAATTGATTAGAACTACTATTTAAATAGGTTAGAGCCGTATTTTGAATCACATCTAAACTTGTTAATTGATTATTATTACAATCAAAACGTATTAAAGCGGTATTCTGAGTCACATCTAAACTCGTTAATTGATTATTTTGACAATATAATACAGTCAAATTTACAAAAGCCTCAATACCTGTTAAGTCTGAAATAGATAAACCATAACATTCAATAGCTCCTGTAAAAGCACTTGCTTCCGTACATTGTATTTCTGTGTCGCTGTTTGTATTAATTGTAGCATTACCTACTAAGTATGCTTTAAAATTCGCATCTGGTATGTTTACTATACAAGAAGTGCAATTTGTACTATAAGATGCCGTTGTGTCTTTTTGCCAGTTACCATTATTTGGAGGAGTAAATCCATTATCAATTTGAATACAAGTTAAATCAGGATTATTATTAACTAATAAATAAGTTAAATTAATATTATTTCCATTCGCTATATTCAAACTCGTCATTTGATTGGAATGACATTGTAATTCATCTAAGACTGTATTCTGAGTCAGATTTAAACTCGTTAATTGATTGTTATTACAATATAAATATCCTAAAACAGTATTCTGAGCCACATCTAAACCTGTTAATTGGTTGGAAATACAGGTTAGTTCTATTAAAGTGACATTTTGAGTTACATCTAAACTTGTTAATTGATTGGAAGAGCAATTTAAATATTCTAAAACGGTATTCTGAGTTACATCTAAAGTTGTTAATAGATTGGAAGAACAACCCAAACTAGTTAAAACTGTATTTTGACTTACATCTAAACTTGTAAATTGATTGTTATTACAATTTAAAGTTGTTAAACCTATATTTTGAGTTACATCTAAATTTGTTAATTGACTGATACCGCAAGATAAAGTTTCCAAAGCTGTGTTCTGGGTTACATTTAAATTCGTTAATGGATTGGAAGAGCAATTTAAAACTGTTAAAGCTGCATTTTGAGAAACATCCAAACTCGTTATTTGATTGGAAGAACAACTTAAAACTGTTAAAGCTGCATTTTGAGAAACATCCAAACTCGTTATTTGGTTGGAAGAAGAATATAGTTCTAATAAAGCTGTATTCTGAGTCACATTTAAACTCGTTAATTGATTGAATGAACAATATAACTTTGTTAAATTCACAAAAGCTTCAATACCCGTTAAGTTTGCAATAGATAAACTTTGACAATTAATTGTTCCATTAAAAGCACTTGCTTCAGTAGACTGTATTTCTGTGTCGCCGTTTGTATTAATTGCTGTATTACCTACTAAGTATGCTTTAAAATTTGCATCTGGAATGTTTACGTTTTGAGCATAATTGTAGCTTGTGAAAGCTAAAACTAAAAGGAGTAGTGTTTTCTTCATTGTATCTTACATTTATTTTTGTGCAAAATTCGACATACTTATAAAATAAAAAATCACCCGAAATGGGTGATTTTTTATTTTATAAGCAATCTTTTGATTACTCTATGATTATTTTTTTATTTGTTTTTCCTGCATTGGTAACAATTTCCACATAATACATTCCTTTTGATAAAGAGCTTGTATTTACTTTAGATGAATTGGTAGTTACAACTTGTTGGCCTAAGTTATTATATACCGTTATTGCTTTTAATTCTAAACTATTTTCTAAATCTACTTGAAAATGGTCTTTTGCTGGATTTGGATAAATGCCAACTTGTTTGGAAAGTTCGAAATTTGGATTGGACAATGCTGAAGTAGTGATTTTTCTTATTTTTTGATTGTACCAATCAGAAACAAATATATTTCCATTGGAATCGATAGCAATACCTGTTGGCGAACTAAATTGAGCACTACTTCCCTCTCCATCTTGAAAACCATTTCCGTTACCAGCAATAGTCACTACCGTTCCATTAGCGTCTATTTTTCTTATGCTAGAACTAATTCTATCTGTAACAAACACATTTCCAGAATTATCTACTTCTATATAATTTGGCCCATTAAACTGCGCAACACTAGAAGTCCCATCTGTATTACCTGACTGACCTGTTCCAGAAAAAGTAGATACATCTCCGTTTGGAGTCATTTTTCGAATCACTTGATTATCATAATCAGCTATATATAAATTACCATTGGTATCAAAATCTAAATCTATTGGGTTAT is a genomic window of Flavobacterium jumunjinense containing:
- a CDS encoding T9SS type A sorting domain-containing protein, with translation MGKIYFISIFLFTSIFYSQTYTVNTFASNDTGQFFNAPCGMTIDTNDNLYITDYGTNSIKKIASNGTVTLIAGGNYGYVNGTVAEASFFEPYGLAIDTTTGNIFIADRRNHCIRKITPSGDVSTFAGNPVYEIEGYYLDGNGTNARFNSPSGIAIDANGNLFVADRNNHCIRKITPAGDVSTVAGNRENQSFVNGNGANAYFNNPIDLDFDTNGNLYIADYDNQVIRKMTPNGDVSTFSGTGQSGNTDGTSSVAQFNGPNYIEVDNSGNVFVTDRISSSIRKIDANGTVVTIAGNGNGFQDGEGSSAQFSSPTGIAIDSNGNIFVSDWYNQKIRKITTSALSNPNFELSKQVGIYPNPAKDHFQVDLENSLELKAITVYNNLGQQVVTTNSSKVNTSSLSKGMYYVEIVTNAGKTNKKIIIE
- a CDS encoding T9SS type A sorting domain-containing protein → MKKTLLLLVLAFTSYNYAQNVNIPDANFKAYLVGNTAINTNGDTEIQSTEASAFNGTINCQSLSIANLTGIEAFVNLTKLYCSFNQLTSLNVTQNTALLELYSSSNQITSLDVSQNAALTVLSCSSNQITSLDVSQNAALTVLNCSSNPLTNLNVTQNTALETLSCGISQLTNLDVTQNIGLTTLNCNNNQFTSLDVSQNTVLTSLGCSSNLLTTLDVTQNTVLEYLNCSSNQLTSLDVTQNVTLIELTCISNQLTGLDVAQNTVLGYLYCNNNQLTSLNLTQNTVLDELQCHSNQMTSLNIANGNNINLTYLLVNNNPDLTCIQIDNGFTPPNNGNWQKDTTASYSTNCTSCIVNIPDANFKAYLVGNATINTNSDTEIQCTEASAFTGAIECYGLSISDLTGIEAFVNLTVLYCQNNQLTSLDVTQNTALIRFDCNNNQLTSLDVIQNTALTYLNSSSNQLTSLNIAQNTALTVLGCGLNLLTSLDVTQNTNLETLFCNSNQLTNLDVTQNVALKDLVCGANLLTSLNVTQNIALTSRLSCSGNQITSLDITQNTGLTNLFCTNNQLTSLDATQNIALTQLQCQNNQLINLNVANGNNNNLTYFHATNNPNLTCIQVDNVAYSTTNWVNKDVTASYSTNCALSTNNFELSKQVIIYPNPAKDHFQIDLENSLELKTITVYNNLGQQVVTTNSSKVNTSTLSKGMYYVEIVTNAGKANKKIIIE